One window of Lagenorhynchus albirostris chromosome 16, mLagAlb1.1, whole genome shotgun sequence genomic DNA carries:
- the CXCL12 gene encoding stromal cell-derived factor 1 isoform X3: MDAKIVAVLALVLAALCLSDGKPVSLSYRCPCRFFESHVARANVKHLKILNTPNCALQIVARLKNNNRQVCIDPKLKWIQEYLEKALNKRFKM; encoded by the exons ATGGATGCCAAGATCGTCGCTGTGCTGGCCCTTGTGCTGGCTGCGCTGTGCCTCAGCGACG GAAAACCGGTCAGCCTGAGCTACAGATGCCCTTGCCGATTCTTTGAGAGCCACGTCGCCAGAGCCAATGTCAAGCATCTCAAAATCCTCAACACTCCGAATTGTGCCCTTCAGATCGT GGCAAGGCTGAAGAACAACAATAGACAAGTGTGCATCGACCCGAAATTGAAGTGGATTCAGGAATACCTGGAGAAAGCTTTAAACAA GAGGTTCAAGATGTGA
- the CXCL12 gene encoding stromal cell-derived factor 1 isoform X1, with the protein MDAKIVAVLALVLAALCLSDGKPVSLSYRCPCRFFESHVARANVKHLKILNTPNCALQIVARLKNNNRQVCIDPKLKWIQEYLEKALNKGRREEKVGKREKIGKKKRQKKRKAAQKRKN; encoded by the exons ATGGATGCCAAGATCGTCGCTGTGCTGGCCCTTGTGCTGGCTGCGCTGTGCCTCAGCGACG GAAAACCGGTCAGCCTGAGCTACAGATGCCCTTGCCGATTCTTTGAGAGCCACGTCGCCAGAGCCAATGTCAAGCATCTCAAAATCCTCAACACTCCGAATTGTGCCCTTCAGATCGT GGCAAGGCTGAAGAACAACAATAGACAAGTGTGCATCGACCCGAAATTGAAGTGGATTCAGGAATACCTGGAGAAAGCTTTAAACAA GGGGcgcagagaagaaaaagtggggaaaagagaaaagataggaaaaaagaagcgacagaagaagagaaaggctgctcagaaaaggaaaaactag
- the CXCL12 gene encoding stromal cell-derived factor 1 isoform X4 produces the protein MDAKIVAVLALVLAALCLSDGKPVSLSYRCPCRFFESHVARANVKHLKILNTPNCALQIVARLKNNNRQVCIDPKLKWIQEYLEKALNKR, from the exons ATGGATGCCAAGATCGTCGCTGTGCTGGCCCTTGTGCTGGCTGCGCTGTGCCTCAGCGACG GAAAACCGGTCAGCCTGAGCTACAGATGCCCTTGCCGATTCTTTGAGAGCCACGTCGCCAGAGCCAATGTCAAGCATCTCAAAATCCTCAACACTCCGAATTGTGCCCTTCAGATCGT GGCAAGGCTGAAGAACAACAATAGACAAGTGTGCATCGACCCGAAATTGAAGTGGATTCAGGAATACCTGGAGAAAGCTTTAAACAA ACGCTGA